A genomic stretch from Falco cherrug isolate bFalChe1 chromosome 1, bFalChe1.pri, whole genome shotgun sequence includes:
- the PIRT gene encoding phosphoinositide-interacting protein: MVSVSDPVTMEIPPKSPDGSEKSPQSKELPISNTASTLCISSRSESVWTSASRSKWDIYHKPVIVVSVGAAIFLFGMVITSLSCIQIKNKHIYKMCGPALLSLGLMLLVCGLVWIPIIRKKQKQRQKSQFLQTLKSFFFNR; this comes from the coding sequence GTCTCTGTCTCAGATCCCGTCACCATGGAAATTCCCCCCAAGAGCCCAGACGGGAGTGAGAAGTCACCTCAGTCCAAGGAGCTGCCGATCAGTAACACGGCCAGCACCCTCTGCATCAGCTCCCGGAGTGAGTCCGTCTGGACCAGTGCATCCAGAAGCAAGTGGGACATATACCACAAGCCTGTCATTGTCGTGTCTGTCGGAGCAGCTATCTTCCTCTTCGGGATGGTCATCACCAGCCTGTCGTGCATCCAAATCAAGAACAAACACATCTACAAAATGTGTGGCCCAGCTTTACTGTCCTTGGGACTGATGCTCCTCGTTTGTGGCCTTGTCTGGATCCCCATCATCcggaagaagcagaagcagaggcagaagtCACAGTTTCTGCAGACCCTCAAGTCCTTCTTCTTTAACCGCTGA